One genomic window of Trichlorobacter lovleyi includes the following:
- a CDS encoding ComEA family DNA-binding protein — protein MRTLWIKVITTVVALTLSATIGLAAEPAPKAAGGAKALAKTGPAKPADTKAPAAKQELVDINSASDAELKAIPGLGDAYIAKIVVNRPYANKAQLVSRKVLPESVYEKVKDRIIAKQIKKEDKKADPKAAAKPEPKKK, from the coding sequence ATGAGAACGCTCTGGATCAAGGTTATCACCACCGTTGTTGCCCTGACCCTTTCTGCAACCATCGGCCTTGCCGCAGAACCGGCCCCCAAAGCCGCGGGTGGCGCAAAGGCCCTGGCAAAGACCGGACCGGCCAAACCGGCTGACACCAAGGCCCCGGCTGCCAAGCAGGAGCTGGTGGATATCAACAGCGCCAGCGATGCCGAACTGAAGGCCATCCCCGGACTTGGTGACGCCTACATAGCCAAGATCGTAGTCAACCGCCCCTACGCCAACAAGGCCCAGCTGGTTTCCCGCAAGGTGCTGCCGGAATCGGTCTACGAAAAGGTCAAGGACCGGATCATCGCCAAGCAGATCAAGAAAGAGGATAAAAAAGCCGACCCCAAGGCAGCTGCCAAACCGGAGCCAAAGAAGAAATAA